One genomic region from Manis pentadactyla isolate mManPen7 chromosome 12, mManPen7.hap1, whole genome shotgun sequence encodes:
- the TMEM59L gene encoding transmembrane protein 59-like isoform X2, with protein sequence MAPVALLPLLLLLRPPPAVPAPARDPFAPQLGDTQSCQLRCRDRYPSPQPSQVELEEEAEVPTESQHEFDRAVLISACERGCRLFSICRFVARSSKPNATQAECEAACVEAYVKETEQQACGEGCWSQNLEPQPEPEPEQKTQPVIESLGHEGAHLQRVEVTWRGSHPEALEVHVDPAGPLDKVRKAKIRVKTSSRAKAGSDELQDNDFLSCMSRRSGLPRWILACCLFLSVLVMLWLSCSTLVTAPGQHLKFQPLTLEQHKGLVVEPDWPPYPPPSHAFADSPPPYKLKLGLTKL encoded by the exons ATGGCTCCCGTGGCGCtgctcccgctgctactgctgctgcggCCTCCGCCCGCCGTTCCCGCGCCCGCGCGAGACCCCTTCGCCCCGCAGCTCGGGGACACGCAGAGCTGCCAGCTGCGCTGCCGCGACCGCTACCCTAGCCCTCAGCCCTCGCAG gtggagctggaggaggaggcggaggtcCCCACCGAGTCCCAGCACGAGTTCGACAGGGCCGTCCTAATCAGCGCTTGTGAGCGTGGCTGCCGCCTCTTCTCCATCTGCCGATTTGTGGCCAGGAGCTCCAAGCCCAATGCCACCCAGGCTGAGTGTGAAGCAG CCTGTGTGGAGGCCTATGTGAAGGAGACAGAGCAGCAGGCCTGTGGTGAGGGCTGCTGGAGCCAGAACCTGGAACCCCAGCCGGAGCCAGAGCCGGAGCAGAAG ACCCAGCCTGTGATTGAGAGCCTGGGGCACGAGGGGGCCCATCTGCAGCGAGTGGAGGTGACTTGGCGGGGGTCCCACCCTGAGGCCCTGGAGGTGCATGTGG ACCCTGCAGGCCCCTTGGACAAGGTGAGGAAGGCCAAGATCCGAGTCAAGACCAGCAGCAGGGCCAAGGCGGGGTCGGATGAGCTGCAGGATAATGACTTCCTCAGTTGCATGTCCCG GCGGTCGGGGCTGCCGCGCTGGATCCTGGCCTGCTGCCTTTTCCTGTCTGTGCTGGTGATGCTGTGGCTGAGCTGTTCCACCCTGGTGACTGCGCCTGGCCAGCACCTCAAGTTCCAG CCCCTGACCTTGGAGCAGCACAAGGGCCTCGTGGTTGAGCCAGACTGGCCCCCATACCCTCCCCCATCTCACGCCTTTGCCGACAGCCCCCCACCCTACAAGCTGAAGCTGGGCCTGACCAAGCTGTAG
- the TMEM59L gene encoding transmembrane protein 59-like isoform X1, with protein MAPVALLPLLLLLRPPPAVPAPARDPFAPQLGDTQSCQLRCRDRYPSPQPSQVELEEEAEVPTESQHEFDRAVLISACERGCRLFSICRFVARSSKPNATQAECEAACVEAYVKETEQQACGEGCWSQNLEPQPEPEPEQKRKVLEAPSGALSLLDLFSTLCNDLVNSAQGFVSSTWTYYLQTDNGKVVVFQTQPVIESLGHEGAHLQRVEVTWRGSHPEALEVHVDPAGPLDKVRKAKIRVKTSSRAKAGSDELQDNDFLSCMSRRSGLPRWILACCLFLSVLVMLWLSCSTLVTAPGQHLKFQPLTLEQHKGLVVEPDWPPYPPPSHAFADSPPPYKLKLGLTKL; from the exons ATGGCTCCCGTGGCGCtgctcccgctgctactgctgctgcggCCTCCGCCCGCCGTTCCCGCGCCCGCGCGAGACCCCTTCGCCCCGCAGCTCGGGGACACGCAGAGCTGCCAGCTGCGCTGCCGCGACCGCTACCCTAGCCCTCAGCCCTCGCAG gtggagctggaggaggaggcggaggtcCCCACCGAGTCCCAGCACGAGTTCGACAGGGCCGTCCTAATCAGCGCTTGTGAGCGTGGCTGCCGCCTCTTCTCCATCTGCCGATTTGTGGCCAGGAGCTCCAAGCCCAATGCCACCCAGGCTGAGTGTGAAGCAG CCTGTGTGGAGGCCTATGTGAAGGAGACAGAGCAGCAGGCCTGTGGTGAGGGCTGCTGGAGCCAGAACCTGGAACCCCAGCCGGAGCCAGAGCCGGAGCAGAAG AGAAAGGTTCTGGAAGCTCCAAGTGGGGCCCTCTCGCTCCTGGACTTGTTTTCCACTCTCTGCAATGACCTTGTCAACTCGGCCCAGGGCTTCGTCTCCTCCACCTGGACATACTACCTGCAGACTGACAATGGGAAGGTGGTGGTGTTCCAG ACCCAGCCTGTGATTGAGAGCCTGGGGCACGAGGGGGCCCATCTGCAGCGAGTGGAGGTGACTTGGCGGGGGTCCCACCCTGAGGCCCTGGAGGTGCATGTGG ACCCTGCAGGCCCCTTGGACAAGGTGAGGAAGGCCAAGATCCGAGTCAAGACCAGCAGCAGGGCCAAGGCGGGGTCGGATGAGCTGCAGGATAATGACTTCCTCAGTTGCATGTCCCG GCGGTCGGGGCTGCCGCGCTGGATCCTGGCCTGCTGCCTTTTCCTGTCTGTGCTGGTGATGCTGTGGCTGAGCTGTTCCACCCTGGTGACTGCGCCTGGCCAGCACCTCAAGTTCCAG CCCCTGACCTTGGAGCAGCACAAGGGCCTCGTGGTTGAGCCAGACTGGCCCCCATACCCTCCCCCATCTCACGCCTTTGCCGACAGCCCCCCACCCTACAAGCTGAAGCTGGGCCTGACCAAGCTGTAG